The window AACATGGTGATGCTGCTGCACTGACTGTATTGGGGCACTATCTGCGCAACGGTTTCCTGCATCGGGCGATTCGTGAGCAGGGCGGCGCCTATGGAGCAGGGGCGGGCCAGGATAACGCCAACTCCGTATTCCGTTTCTACTCTTACCGCGACCCGCGGATAGAAGGAACGTTGAGCGACTTTGACGAATCAGTCACTTGGCTGCTGAATCGTGAGCACGATCCTGCTGAGCTTGAGCAGGCGGTATTGGGAGTGGTGAGCAACATTGATAAACCGCGCTCTCCTGCTGGCGAGGCGAAGTCCGCTTTCCACAGTGAGTTGTTCGGACGTACGGCTGAGCAGCGGAAGCAGTTCCGTCGTCGTGTGCTTGCTGTGACGATGGAAGATTTGGAGAGAGTGGCCAGCACTTATCTGCTGAACAAAGAGGCCAGTGTAGCGGTGGTGAGTGGAGAGAACGCCAAAGACACGTTCACCAAGCTGAATCTGGCTATTCACAAGATATAAATTGCTTCGCCTCACGGCGATGTCATGACACAGAAGCCCCGACGATGCAGATCGTCGGGGCTTTTTTATCAGCGAATGCGGCGCTCTATGCCCGTCATCATCATGATGCGGGTGGATATTTCTTCGACGGAATAGTCGGTGGAGTTGAGGTAAGGAATACGCTCGCGACGGTACATCAGCTCTACTTCCTCTACTTCGTAATTGCACTGCTTGATAGAGGCGTATTTGGAGTTGGGCTTGCGCTCATTACGAATGACGGCGAGACGCTCGGGGTCTATGGTCAGGCCGAAAATCTTTTCGCGATAGCTGCGTAGTGATTCCGGCAGGCGCTGGTCCAGAATGTCGTCTTCGGTCAAAGGAAAGTTGGCCGCTTTGATGCCGTATTGCAGCGCAAGGTAAATACAAGTGGGCGTTTTGCCGCTACGAGAGACGCCGACCAAAATGATGTCCGCCTCATTATAGTAGCGGACCCGTGCGCCATCGTCGTTCTCCAGAGCGTAGTTCATAGCGTCAATACGACGGTTGTAAGAGGAGTTGCTGACGATAGAGTGGGATTTGCCGACAGTGTAAGTGGATTTTGATCCCAGTTCCTGCTCCAGCGGCTCCAGGAAAGTGCCAAAGATATCAATCATATACCCCTGGCTTTTGCGTATTTCAGCGCGAATTTCACTGTTGACGATGGTGTCGAATATGACGGGTTTATTGCCGTCTATTTCCGATGCTTTATCTATGCGTGCGACGGCTTTGCGGGCTTTTTCCAGTGAGTCGATATATGGCAGGGTGATCTTTTCAAATTCTATGAATTCAAACTGCGCCAGCAGACTCTGTCCCAGGGCTTCGGCGGTAATACCGGTGCCGTCGGATATAAAAAATGCGGTTCTTTTCATGAAGTTTAACCTGCTCAAAGCATATAAAAGGCGGAAGTAATAGTTAGTTATGATTTAAATGTATTTGTGCGTTTCCTTTGTCGCGAGTCCCGCCGCCGACAAGACTGGCTTGGAATGCTGCAATCGCAAGACTTGATCGTAATCGCCTAATTGCTAATTGTCTTCCTGTATTGTTGGGTGCAGAGCCCAGTATACAGATGCTAGACTACGCCGGATAAGTCGCTTATAAAGTGAATCACAAATAAGATTAGGCATAAACATCATAGGGATGGCTGCTACTTGTAGTTATCTCGGTAAACGGTTACAACTGTGTGGCGCCGCTGAGCTATGATTTGCGACATGCTTCGTAGTTTGACGCCAAACGCTATGATTTGACTAGGGAGAAGCACCTTGGAAGATTACATCATTTGGTTTGAAAGCCTGGGTATGGGCGATATCGACAAAGTGGGGGGAAAGAACGCCTCACTTGGCGAGATGATCAGTAACCTGGCTCACGCCGGGGTTACCGTTCCGTTGGGGTTCGCCACTACCGCTCACGCTTATCGTGAGTTCCTCCAAACCGAAGGATTGGATAAGCGTATTCATGATGAGCTGGCCAAGTTGGATGTGAACGATGTGGTAGCGTTGGCGGAAACCGGTTCCCGTATTCGCCAGTGGATCACTGACACTCCTTTCCCTAAGCAGTTGGATGATGCGATCGCCTCTGGCGTCGCTAAACTGCAGGAAGGCAATCAGAATATGGCGGTGGCGGTTCGTTCCTCCGCTACTGCAGAAGACCTGCCGGACGCCTCATTCGCAGGCCAGCAGGAAACATTCCTGAATATCGTCGGCGTCGAAAACATCAGACACGCAGTGAAAGAAGTTTTTGCGTCTCTGTTTAATGATCGCGCTATTTCCTACCGCGCCCACCATGGTTTTGAGCACAGTCACGTGGCGTTGTCCGCGGGCATTCAGCGCATGGTGCGCAGCGAATCCGCATCCAGTGGGGTTATGTTTACCTTGGATACGGAGTCAGGCTTTAAGGATGTTGTGTTTATCACCGCATCTTACGGTCTGGGCGAAACGGTTGTACAAGGGGCAGTGAACCCTGATGAATTCTATGTCCATAAGCCCACTTTCGAAGCCGGTCGTCCCGCCGTATTGCGTCGTAATTTGGGCAGTAAAGCCATCAAAATGGTGTATGGCGATCACGGCTCCGCCGGCAAGTCCGTGCAGACAGTGAATGTCGATCAGGAAGATCGCGGTAAGTTTTCTCTGACTGACGCGGAAATTTATGAGCTGACGCGTCAGGCTTTAGTTATCGAAAAGCATTACGACCGTCCGATGGATATCGAATGGGCGAAAGACGGCGACGATGGCAAGCTGTATATCGTACAGGCTCGTCCGGAGACCGTTAAGAGCCGCGCATCCGCCGTCATGGAGCGTTACCTGTTGAAAGAGAAGGGTAAAGTGCTTTGTGAAGGGCGTAGTATCGGTCAAAAAATTGGAAGCGGCCCAGTTCGGGTCATCA is drawn from Hahella sp. KA22 and contains these coding sequences:
- a CDS encoding pyruvate, water dikinase regulatory protein is translated as MKRTAFFISDGTGITAEALGQSLLAQFEFIEFEKITLPYIDSLEKARKAVARIDKASEIDGNKPVIFDTIVNSEIRAEIRKSQGYMIDIFGTFLEPLEQELGSKSTYTVGKSHSIVSNSSYNRRIDAMNYALENDDGARVRYYNEADIILVGVSRSGKTPTCIYLALQYGIKAANFPLTEDDILDQRLPESLRSYREKIFGLTIDPERLAVIRNERKPNSKYASIKQCNYEVEEVELMYRRERIPYLNSTDYSVEEISTRIMMMTGIERRIR